The Lysobacter panacisoli genome includes a window with the following:
- the xth gene encoding exodeoxyribonuclease III, translating to MKIASWNVNSLNVRLPHLEQWLAQAAPDIVALQETKLEDERFPDDPLLAAGYRSVFAGQKTYNGVAVLSRESARDVQIGVPGFEDEQKRVIAATVGDLRIVNLYVVNGQDVGTDKYAYKLRWLGAVHDWLEQELRAHPRMIVLGDFNIAPDERDVHDPVVWNDDHILTSRAEREALQKLYSLGLHDAWRALNPDERQFSWWDYRQAGFRRNLGLRIDLTLVSDALRPHCVASGIDREPRSWDRPSDHAPAWVELA from the coding sequence ATGAAGATCGCCAGCTGGAACGTCAACTCGCTCAACGTCCGCCTGCCGCACCTGGAACAGTGGCTGGCGCAGGCCGCGCCGGACATCGTCGCGCTGCAGGAAACCAAGCTGGAGGACGAGCGGTTCCCCGACGACCCGTTGCTCGCCGCGGGCTATCGCAGCGTGTTCGCCGGACAGAAGACCTACAACGGCGTGGCCGTGCTCTCGCGCGAATCCGCGCGCGACGTGCAGATCGGCGTGCCGGGCTTCGAGGACGAGCAGAAGCGCGTGATCGCGGCCACCGTCGGCGACCTGCGCATCGTCAACCTGTACGTGGTCAACGGCCAGGACGTGGGCACCGACAAGTACGCCTACAAGCTGCGCTGGCTCGGCGCGGTGCACGACTGGCTCGAGCAGGAGCTGCGCGCGCATCCGCGCATGATCGTGCTGGGCGATTTCAACATCGCGCCGGACGAGCGCGACGTGCACGATCCGGTGGTCTGGAACGACGACCACATCCTCACCTCGCGCGCCGAACGCGAAGCGCTGCAGAAGCTGTATTCGCTCGGCCTGCACGACGCGTGGCGCGCGCTCAATCCGGACGAACGCCAGTTCAGCTGGTGGGATTACCGGCAGGCGGGTTTCCGCCGCAACCTCGGCCTGCGCATCGACCTCACCCTGGTGTCGGACGCGTTGCGACCGCACTGCGTGGCTTCGGGCATCGACCGCGAGCCGCGCAGCTGGGATCGTCCGAGCGACCACGCGCCGGCGTGGGTCGAGCTAGCGTGA
- a CDS encoding AMP-binding protein → MSAVVESLIVHAVPVPLTCGDRARAIAFDAAQTIDLARFERQVRALAESLPPSRYAINLCEDRYRYLVAFCAAAVRGQTTLMPSSRAPAEIEHVQAHYRDSYCLTDVALSPAPPHCVQLPAELHELDGGPLQIDEDALAAIGFTSGSTGQPRAYAKTWQSFRTSTAQNLAAFAGLIADHDVTRVVATVPPQHMYGMEMTVLLPLLGPVAVHSARPLFPADVARALHDSPTPPLLITTPVHLRALVAAGLELPPLAGIVSATAPLPPELAAEAETRFGCEVREVFGSTETCVFARRRTARDAAWTPLPGVRLAPQPDGTAVHAPHLSEPVVLADLMDVHADGRFELRGRNADLLDIAGKRASLGDLTRKLLAVPGVEDGVVFQLDEADAIGVRRIAALVVAPGLEENAILQALREQLDPVFLPRPLRRVAALPRNETGKLPRQALHDLLHAAHA, encoded by the coding sequence ATGTCCGCGGTCGTCGAAAGCCTCATCGTCCATGCCGTGCCCGTGCCGCTCACGTGCGGGGATCGGGCGCGCGCCATCGCTTTCGATGCGGCGCAGACCATCGACCTGGCCCGTTTCGAGCGGCAGGTGCGCGCGCTGGCCGAATCGCTGCCGCCGTCGCGGTATGCGATCAACCTGTGCGAGGACCGTTACCGCTATCTCGTCGCCTTCTGCGCGGCGGCGGTGCGCGGGCAGACCACGTTGATGCCGTCCTCGCGCGCGCCGGCCGAGATCGAGCACGTGCAGGCGCACTACCGCGACAGCTATTGCCTCACCGACGTCGCGCTGTCGCCCGCACCGCCGCACTGCGTGCAGTTGCCGGCGGAATTGCACGAGCTCGACGGCGGCCCGCTGCAGATCGACGAGGACGCACTGGCAGCGATCGGCTTCACCTCCGGCAGCACCGGCCAGCCGCGTGCCTATGCCAAGACCTGGCAGAGTTTCCGTACCTCCACCGCGCAGAACCTCGCCGCGTTCGCCGGCCTGATCGCCGACCATGACGTGACCCGCGTGGTCGCGACCGTGCCGCCGCAGCACATGTACGGCATGGAGATGACCGTGCTGCTGCCGCTGCTCGGCCCGGTCGCCGTGCATTCGGCGCGACCGCTGTTCCCGGCCGACGTGGCGCGTGCGCTGCACGACTCGCCCACGCCGCCATTGCTGATCACCACGCCGGTGCACCTGCGTGCGCTGGTCGCTGCCGGGCTCGAACTGCCGCCACTGGCGGGAATCGTCTCGGCCACCGCGCCGTTGCCGCCTGAACTGGCCGCCGAGGCCGAAACGCGCTTCGGCTGCGAAGTGCGCGAGGTGTTCGGTTCGACCGAAACCTGCGTGTTCGCACGTCGCCGCACCGCCCGCGACGCCGCGTGGACGCCGCTGCCGGGCGTGCGCCTGGCGCCCCAGCCAGACGGCACCGCAGTGCATGCGCCGCACCTGTCCGAGCCGGTCGTGCTCGCCGACCTGATGGACGTGCACGCCGACGGCCGCTTCGAACTGCGAGGCCGCAACGCCGACCTGCTCGACATCGCCGGCAAGCGCGCGTCGCTGGGCGACCTGACCCGCAAGCTGCTCGCGGTGCCGGGCGTCGAAGACGGGGTGGTGTTCCAGCTCGACGAGGCGGACGCGATCGGCGTGCGCCGCATCGCCGCGCTGGTGGTCGCGCCGGGCCTGGAAGAGAACGCGATCCTGCAGGCGCTGCGCGAGCAGCTCGATCCGGTGTTCCTGCCGCGCCCGTTGCGACGAGTGGCCGCATTGCCGCGCAACGAGACCGGCAAGTTGCCGCGCCAGGCGCTGCACGACCTCTTGCACGCCGCGCACGCCTGA
- a CDS encoding 4'-phosphopantetheinyl transferase family protein, with protein MSLSAGQTVPPGDLPPGAVRWSWQPHAPRVPAEPLARAWLAQALDLPPQSVPLERDARGRPRLGGAYAGWDCNWSHSGNGLLVAIGRDVRVGIDLERVRPRGRALELAARFFTAPELVWLHAAPSTAVRDHGFLRLWCAKEAVLKAHGHGISFGLHRLRFADLDGRLQLVECDPELGAPSDWRLDELQPEPDYLGALAWRPT; from the coding sequence ATGTCCCTGTCCGCTGGCCAAACCGTGCCGCCCGGCGACCTGCCGCCCGGCGCTGTGCGCTGGTCCTGGCAGCCGCACGCCCCACGGGTCCCGGCCGAGCCGCTGGCGCGGGCGTGGCTGGCGCAGGCGCTGGACCTGCCGCCACAGTCGGTCCCGCTGGAACGCGACGCCCGCGGCCGGCCGCGTCTGGGCGGCGCGTACGCCGGCTGGGACTGCAACTGGAGCCACAGCGGCAACGGCCTGCTGGTCGCCATCGGCCGCGACGTGCGGGTCGGGATCGATCTGGAACGCGTGCGCCCGCGCGGACGCGCGCTCGAACTGGCGGCCCGGTTCTTTACCGCGCCCGAGCTGGTCTGGCTGCATGCGGCGCCGTCCACGGCGGTGCGCGACCACGGCTTCCTGCGCCTGTGGTGTGCGAAGGAGGCGGTATTGAAGGCGCATGGCCACGGCATTTCCTTCGGCTTGCACCGGCTGCGCTTCGCCGACCTCGACGGCAGATTGCAGCTGGTCGAGTGCGACCCCGAGCTCGGCGCGCCATCTGACTGGCGGCTCGACGAACTGCAGCCGGAGCCGGACTACCTCGGCGCCCTCGCCTGGCGGCCCACGTAG